A region from the Rhinoderma darwinii isolate aRhiDar2 chromosome 2, aRhiDar2.hap1, whole genome shotgun sequence genome encodes:
- the LOC142741191 gene encoding uncharacterized protein LOC142741191, protein MFLKDIMEMRVTSDNLNDSEEEPDHADFQAQRHTSRLLPLTPEPTPQDPAPLVSGPPEVPPDEIPLHRAPARRRRSQMASAGAQVDGRVLEYLRRAADEDAYDYFARSIVPLLRKVPDNRLPRFQSAIISFIDCATPPNNPRQCFSAIEHWRGLPEPSVGSNFPGPSQPATPAHANTSIGQCLPAFPLVLCLPVTVILHPTAEQQKRMHLLSQATATRPSISTTML, encoded by the exons ATGTTCCTCAAAGATATTATGGAGATGCGAGT AACCTCAGACAATCTGAACGACTCGGAAGAGGAGCCTGACCATGCGGATTTCCAGGCGCAACGTCACACCAGTCGCCTGCTGCCCCTAACTCCGGAGCCGACACCACAGGACCCTGCGCCACTAGTGTCCGGCCCACCAGAAGTCCCACCGGATGAAATTCCACTACATCGTGCACCAGCCAGACGCCGACGCAGTCAGATGGCATCCGCTGGTGCGCAAGTGGACGGAAGGGTCCTGGAATACCTGCGTCGTGCGGCAGATGAGGACGCCTACGACTACTTTGCACGCAGCATCGTGCCACTGCTGCGCAAGGTACCGGACAATAGGCTGCCGCGCTTCCAGTCCGCAATCATCTCCTTCATTGACTGTGCGACACCACCCAACAATCCTCGCCAGTGTTTCTCAGCAATCGAGCATTGGCGAGGATTACCCGAGCCTTCTGTCGGCTCAAATTTCCCAGGCCCATCCCAACCAGCCACCCCAGCGCACGCCAACACCAGTATAGGCCAGTGCCTGCCCGCTTTTCCCCTGGTCCTCTGCCTGCCCGTGACCGTCATTTTGCACCCTACAGCAGAGCAGCAGAAACGTATGCACCTACTTTCCCAAGCCACAGCTACCAGGCccagcatcagcaccactatgctgtag